In Lolium perenne isolate Kyuss_39 chromosome 5, Kyuss_2.0, whole genome shotgun sequence, the sequence GGCGAGATCTAGCTGCCATGGACCATGTTATAAATAAAATGTTTTCTTAATTTTATTAATAGTGCATACGTGCATTATAATTGTAACATACTAACAAAAAATTTGTTGTGAAGGCAGACGTGAGATGTCGTAACATTTTATAGGCTTTTAGTACAAGTTGTGTTTTTCTCATATTTTTTGATGTTCCATAATTGATTTTAAATGTAACGAACTCGCACAAATTTTATTGAGAGATCACACATGAGATGTTGTAAAGGTTTTCTTGCGTTTTTTACAAGTTTGTGTTTCTTACGACTTTTATGTTGTATATATGTGCTTGTAAATTGTAATAAACTTGTATGACTTTTGTTACAAATGTTGTATTTTTGGATATTTCAATAATGTTTACTTACTTTTCAAATTTTTTAAACACATGCTTTTGTTGTAATCAtttattttttgttgttgtaATAGTTTTTGATTTTTGTCACAAATGAACATTTAGAAAATATGTCGCATAACATATTTTTTTGTTGTATTCCTTTTAAATGTTGTGAAATTTTTTTAATACGATTGCCACATCTTTTCTGGAAAAAATGTTAGGACAATATGTTGTAATAGTCTACTCATTTTGAAGGGGAGGAGAATTTTTATTGGAAATATAAGCCACCATATTTTGGTGGGAGCCACCCGTGTGATCAAGAGAGAGCTGCCTCCATCCACCGTAAAAGTGACATGGCTCAGCCCCATGTGCACACAGGACGATGGAGATCCCTGGCCAACAGTAGCACTCCCTCGACGCATGCAGTGCGGCAGCGCGCTGAAAGCGACGTGACAACGAGCCTGACACAGCGCTGTAGCAGAAAGGGACGCCGGGATGACCATGCGATGCAAATCGGACGAACGCGGGAGCAACCGATTTCTGACCCGCACATCGGGCGACCGACGCCTAGCACGCGCCTTTACACGTTATGTACACCCAAGATCTTACAAAATGTAAAAGCAATGCTTGTACAAGAACACAGTATTTCCCTTTTTTTCTCATCAGAGAGCATCCAGAGAAACTAGGTTCATGGTGCAGCAGTAAAAATCCTCGCAGTTTTGAGTATTCTCATGTTGTAAATATATCTTTCTTATTTCCGGATCAGAACTAAGAAGGGTTAGCAAAGCTTTAGCCTAGAGCCATAAAATGTTACGTAAGAGTACATATAAGATTGACGAATGATGCTATCTATTTTGGAATCGGATGAATAATGTCAAAAAATGTTGTTACACCACCAGTAAGCTGACGGTAAGATGTAAGCGATGTCAGCAACACGCAAAAGAGGTACTTGACTGAAGTGCTTTAATGCCTTGTCATGTTTTAAGTTATAAGTTGAAACATGGTGGTAATTTACATTTGTGTACATATCCTAAAGAAAAGCCAAAGAGGCAAGTTTGCCTTCTTGATGGAGCATTGGCCAAGGAATCGGAAGGCTTCTGGTCCTCACGCATCCATATGTGACCCGTTCTTCTTTGCTCTCAGGAACCCGACCAATGTGATACTGGGAGCAACACCTGTGCCGGAACGCTTCTTGATAGTCGTTGTCTTCCAGGGCTTTCCATCTTTTACAGTGGCCGTGGTAATGGATGTCACATTATAGAACTGCGGATAAAGACCTCGTTATTAAACCGGGGAACCTTGCCCAAGATTTTCCCATTTCATAAGGAAAATTGATGAGTCTCGTAACACAGCTTGCGATAAATATTTACCTCACACACACCGTGTAGAAGCAACCTCTGAAACGGATCCTGGACACTGAGCACAAGCACATCTTTATCAACAGTATCTTCAATGAAGGCCCTGACTCGTTCCTGGAAAAGTGAAACACAGAGTTTGCAATCTTAAACAATCATTGAATAATACAAATATGGACAAGTATATACTTCTTAAACAACGTCTATAATTGCTGCAACACTTGAAGCCAACAAGGTATCAAACAGTATATACAACTAATGAGCAGTTTGTGGACTCCACACAGAAGATCCACAACGGATTGAGCACTTcctatattttttttttttttgcttatcaACCCTATGTAGGATCAAACTAATGAAGAGAAGCATGTTTCTTGTTTTATACAAGAAATAATGCTAAAACTGCTATAAGTGTTGTCAGTATATATCCATTACTCATACACCAAGCCCATCAACACTATATAGCTTGAACTTATCAATATATCACTAGAATTAAATAAGTCGAAGTAAGTACACGTTGCATGAATTAATCTTTATTAATGAACTCAACAGTTCGATAAACAATTATCAGATTGAGTTTCTTTCAGTTTGTATGCTTCATTTGATCTACATGTACTCAGACTTCTGAAACTACAAACAATATAGTTGCGGTTAAATGACTTATCTACAGTGTGCTAGATAGCATACACTTTGAGCGAATCAGATAGTCATCATTTATTTTATATTCTAAGCATTTTGACAACAGAACTTAAAGCATAACTGACTAGGTTTAAAGAAAGTAGAAACAGAAGATAAGTCATACTTCATATATTTCAAGCAGTTCAGGTAGGAAGTTTCTCTTCATAGCATCTCTTGTTTGGCAATCTATACGACGCCAGGCATTCAGCACAATTAACTCATCTTCATTCAAACGATTCTTCTGTTTGTCTGATGGTTGTTTCATGCGTTGCATCAATCTTACCTACAAATAAAAAACTTACAGGGTATCAAGGATCTAGAAACAATTGCATATATAGTGTCAGTAAAATAAGCACATTCTATTACTCTCTGCCATTTGTACATTTGGGTTTAATATAGTGCAGATTAATGATAGACAAGCACATGTCCCCAACATACCTCAACGTCCATGTCAATGCTCCTGAAGGCATCCCACTCACCAGCACCTGTCCTGCAAAATGCTGACAGGGGCGCTTCCTCGCCTGCATGCAGAGAACATATCAGTATAAAAAAAACAGCTGACATGTTCCAACATAAGAAATACATAGAAATAATGTGTCTGATGCCGCTAAAAATGGCAGCACAATTATTAAAACGAGATACTTCGTATAAGCACTTCAAGGAAACATGACATAAAGGAAACAGCATGGCACAGAGCAGTCAGATGGTGACGAATGCATACAAGTTCAGTCAATGCCGTAATACTGCCAACAAAAGTTAAGAAGTGAGCATGTGGTGAAGAGAAGATGATTTCCTAGCGCTGACATAATAATCCAAAGTGCCCAAGCCTAACTCACGTAGGTTTAAATGGAAAAAACTAGAGCACTCAGTGGCCATTTACTTAGAACAGCACACATTCTTTGGCCTGGTTGCAAAATGGTGATAACAAACTTGAGCAGCATTAGAGCTCACCAAATGGAGGAGGGGCAAAGAGGCCTTTGATTTCTTCAACATGAAGCCGAGGGACGAGCTCAATCAGCAGGCGGTCATTCAGCCATCTGCGAGATCTCCGGTTACTGACCTGTGTAACAATGCAAAACCATCAATGTGTGGAGAATTAATAAACAAGCTAACATTCTTCATCTTGATCGTAGATAGTCGCATCCAACCACATACACATGTATCATGTCACGTAAAAGGATAAATTTTTGTTCCCAATTGAGCCTTTCCCCTTACAAGACCAATATGGTGAGTTCGCGTTAATTCTAATTGCGTCTCACAAGAATCCCACGAGGGAgcattgttctacatgtcatttttCTCAACCTAGAAGAGCCAGAACTCGCCCGCTATCTGCCATAACGAGAACAATCGAACAAAGTAACATTATCTACGGACAGGCTCCTCACCCTGGTTGCCATgtcctcgagggtttcaatcttcTTCTCAATCATCTGCCCACGCGCCTTGCCGGACCCGCCTGCGTCAGCAACACATAAATTCCAGGAAAAGAAAAACGCCGCATTAGGCAACAAACTCTGGACAAAACTAGCGCCGAGATCCAGCGAATTTGAGACAACCTTTGGCGGAATCGAAGAGGGACTCGTAGAACTCCTCCTCCCTCCGCAGCAGATCCGCGCTCGCCATGGCTGGATCCTCCGCGCAAAAGCTTCTCGCGCGCCCTCGCCGGTGCTCCGCCGCGGCGATCGAGGGTTCGTGGCGGGGCGGGGCGGGGATGGTATGCGCTTTTTTGTTCCGGTTGCGGCTGTGGCCCTCCGGAGTTCGGTTCTAGGGTTAAAAGTTGGGGGAATCGTGTGCTCCTGATTCGTCTTCCTGGGAAGGGAGAC encodes:
- the LOC127319714 gene encoding uncharacterized protein, with the protein product MASADLLRREEEFYESLFDSAKGGSGKARGQMIEKKIETLEDMATRVSNRRSRRWLNDRLLIELVPRLHVEEIKGLFAPPPFGEEAPLSAFCRTGAGEWDAFRSIDMDVEVRLMQRMKQPSDKQKNRLNEDELIVLNAWRRIDCQTRDAMKRNFLPELLEIYEERVRAFIEDTVDKDVLVLSVQDPFQRLLLHGVCEFYNVTSITTATVKDGKPWKTTTIKKRSGTGVAPSITLVGFLRAKKNGSHMDA